A single window of Ischnura elegans chromosome 8, ioIscEleg1.1, whole genome shotgun sequence DNA harbors:
- the LOC124163941 gene encoding piggyBac transposable element-derived protein 4-like — protein sequence MTYLRSERDIETALLLSSGLSEEEEFDSDTEFSSASAQESEHDTCSDQDISDSETEYTTVTNDNFLTGKDRVTKWSTSEPRRNVRTPVHNIVSQAAGFKGNKNDINSLLDCFDIIFDENICHIIVNSTNIKLAEKAQNYSRERDAKPTDESEIRCLIGLLFYLGANKSGRQNLKDMWDQDGLGVEIFRASMNYQRFKLLLQCLRFDDIRDRENRRKTDKLAPIRKVFEMFIRKFEQLYNIGEFATVDKQLVPFRDRCSFRQYLPNKPAKYGIKIFALVDATVYYTQKMEVYLGIQPDGPFRVDNSPKEVVKRIVSPILGTGRNITVDNWFMSVPLLEDLLLRKLTIVGTIRKNKAELPLEIVFVKNRDEYSSIFLFRKNMTLMSYIPKKKKNVLMISSMHSDISIDPTTGEKKKPEMISFYNSTKGGVDTVDEMCATYSVARNTRRWPMVVFYHLMNTLGINAFVIFRNLHPEIKTNRRTFLREIAKGLTKPFIAQRSTQKILPKEFRKTLEKYGEPSISEPQEKRRRGSGRCVICPRAKDIKTKLFCEICERNMCASHMLKVCSECLENIKK from the coding sequence ATGACCTATTTACGATCAGAGAGGGACATAGAAACTGCTCTTCTGCTTTCCAGTGGACTATCCGAAGAGGAAGAATTTGATTCAGACACTGAATTCTCTTCAGCTTCAGCACAGGAATCGGAGCACGACACATGTAGCGATCAGGACATCAGTGATTCAGAGACTGAGTATACAACTGTGactaacgataattttttaacgGGCAAAGATCGAGTGACAAAATGGAGTACCTCTGAGCCACGACGTAATGTTCGAACACCAGTTCATAACATTGTATCTCAGGCAGCTGGCTTCAAGGgaaataagaatgatataaattcTCTGCTAGAttgttttgacataatttttgatgagaaCATCTGTCACATAATTGTAAATAGTACAAATATCAAACTTGCAGAAAAGGCGCAAAATTATTCTCGAGAAAGAGATGCTAAGCCAACAGACGAATCTGAAATCAGATGTCTCATTGGTCTGCTTTTTTATTTAGGGGCAAACAAATCAGGTCGCCAGAACTTGAAAGATATGTGGGATCAAGATGGTTTGGGTGTGGAGATATTTAGGGCATCAATGAATTACCAGAGGTTTAAATTGCTGCTTCaatgtctaagatttgatgacatcagagacagagaaaataggagaaaaactgataaattggctccgataagaaaggtatttgaaatgtttatccGTAAATTTGAACAATTGTACAACATCGGTGAGTTTGCTACAGTAGATAAGCAATTAGTTCCTTTTCGGGATAGATGTTCTTTCCGCCAATATTTACCAAATAAACCCGCAAAgtacggcataaaaatatttgcacttgtaGATGCTACTGTGTATTACACGCAAAAAATGGAGGTTTACCTAGGTATTCAGCCAGATGGTCCTTTTAGAGTAGACAACAGCCCAAAGGAGGTTGTAAAAAGGATTGTCAGTCCAATTTTGGGAACGGGGAGGAACATTACAGTGGACAATTGGTTCATGAGTGTGCCACTTTTGGAAGATCTACTTCTAAGAAAACTTACTATTGTGGGGACCATTAGGAAGAATAAGGCAGAGCTTCCCcttgaaattgtttttgtcaaaaatagaGATGAGTATAGTAGCATTTTTCTCTTCAGGAAAAATATGACTCTTATGTcatatattcctaaaaagaagaaaaacgtccTCATGATTTCGAGTATGCACAGCGATATTAGCATTGATCCGACCACAGGTGAGAAAAAAAAACCGGAAATGATATCCTTTTACAACTCTACGAAAGGTGGTGTAGATACGGTAGATGAAATGTGCGCTACCTATAGTGTTGCCAGAAACACAAGGAGATGGCCTATGgtggttttttatcatttgatgaatACATTGGGCATCAATGCGTTCGTTATTTTCAGGAACTTACATCCTGAAATTAAGACAAATAGAAGAACATTCCTCCGAGAAATTGCTAAAGGCTTAACAAAACCTTTTATTGCccagagaagtacacaaaaaattttgCCAAAAGAATTTAGGAAAACGTTAGAGAAATACGGAGAGCCATCAATATCGGAGCCACAGGAAAAGCGGAGAAGAGGAAGTGGAAGGTGTGTTATTTGCCCCAGAGCCAAAGACATAAAAACtaaattgttttgtgaaatttgtgAAAGGAATATGTGTGCATCGCACATGTTGAAAGTATGTAGTGAgtgcttggaaaatattaaaaaatag